The genomic stretch GGAACAGAACGCTTTGTCTACAATCTAAAGAAAATGTATCCAATGAATTACAATGATTCAAACATCATGGCTCACCATTCCTCACTTTCAAAAGAAGTAAGATTAGATACTGAAAACAAATTAAAGGAAGGAAAACTCAAAGTAGTAATCTCATCAACATCTTTGGAGCTTGGAATTGATATAGGATACATTGATCTTGTTGTTTTGATAAACTCCCCAAAATCTGTTGCAAGAGCACTTCAAAGAATCGGAAGAAGTGGACACAAACTGCATGAAAAGTCAAAAGGAAAAATAATTGTAACAAACCGTGACGACCTGGTTGAATGCTCAGTATTACTTAAAAATGCAAAAGAAGGAAAAATTGACAAAATCAATATCCCAACCAACTGTTTGGATGTTTTAGCACAGCACATTTACGGAATGGGGATTGAAAACCCATGGGATATCGATTATGCATTTGATGTAATCAAAAAGAGTTATTGCTATAAAGACTTATCAAGAGATGATTATGAAGATGTTTTAAGTTATATGGCAGGAGAATATCCTGAACTTGAAGAAAGATACGTCTATGCAAAAATCTGGATTGACTATAAGGAAAACACATTTGGAAAACGTGGAAAACTAGCTAGAGCAATCTATTCAACAAATATAGGAACAATACCTGACAGTTCGGGAGTTCTCGTTAAATGTGATGGAGAAACTGTTGGAAAAATCGAAGAAAGTTTCATGGAAAGATTAAAAAAAGGAGATACCTTCGTTTTAGGAGGTAGAACATACAGATTCAACTACGGAAAAGGAATGACAATCAATGTATCTCCTGCAAGTGGACCTCCTACAATACCATCATGGTTTTCACAGCAATTGCCATTATCTTTTGACCTTGCAATGGACATTCAACGTTTTAGATCCCACATGGAAAGTAGATTTGAATACAGAAGAAGCAAAGAAGATATCATGGAATTCATTTACGATTACTTGTATGTTGATGATTTTGCAGCCAATTCAATCTACGAATACTTTGTTGAACAATACAAATACGCTAAAATTCCAAGTAACCGTATTTTACTCATCGAATATTATAAAGGGTTTGGTGGAAGGAATTTTGTAATATTCCATTCATTATTTGGAAGAAAAGTAAATGATGCATTATCCCGTGCCGTCGCATATGTTGTTGCACGCCAATACAATACAAATGTAACAATATCCATTAGTGACAACGGATTTTATTTAAGTTCAGATGGCAAAATCGGAGGATTAGAGTCATTTAAAGAATTAACACCTGAAAACTTTGAAACAATATTAACAAAATCATTAAACAAGACCGAAACACTTGCATCCAGATTCAGACACTGTGCTGGAAGGTCCCTCATGACCTTGAGAAGATACAAAGGAGAATCCAAGTCTGTTGGCCGCCAGCAAGTCCGTGGGAAAATATTGCTTAAATTCGTTCAGGACATGGATGAAAATTTCTCAATTCTAAAGGAAGCTCGAAGAGAAGCACTTGAAGACTATATGGACATCAAGAATGCCAAAAAAGTAATAGATATGGTGGCTAACGGTTCAATGGAAATAAAGACAATAAATACTGTAATTCCAAGTCCTTTTGCATTTAACCTAGTTTCACAAGGATATTTAGATGTTCTTAACCAAAATGATAAAGCAGAATTTACAAAAAGGATGCATAAAGCAATACTTGATCAAATTAAAGACAAATTAAAAGACATATATTAGGTGAAAATATGAAAACCTTACTCGTTTACTATTCAAGAACAAACATTACAAAAGAAATAGCTGAAACAATACAGAAAAAACTTGATTGTGATATTGAAGAGATAACAGACAACAACAAATATTCCGGAAAACTTGGATTTTTAAAAGGAGGAATGAATGCTGCAATGGGAAGAACAACAGACATCAATCCCATATCAAAAAATCCATCAGATTATGATTTAATCATCATTGGAACTCCAGTTTGGGCTTCAAATATGGCAACTCCAATTTATACATATCTAATGAAATACAACAGTGAAATTAAAAATGTGGCATCATTCTGTACCTGTATGGGCAACGGATATGAACAAACTTTAAAGAATATTTCAGAAGTATGTGGTAAAGAACAAATTTCAACAATGTTTTTGACTGCAGAAGATATTAAAAACCCAGAAGAAAAAATAAATATTTTTATTAATGAAATCAGATAATTATATATGATGGTGATATTATGACTAAATGGAAAGCAGTAATTATAGGTTTCATATTAGCTATAATAGTTAAATCATTTTTCGCCCAATATGAATTTATTGGATTATTAATTGTTGGATTTATCACAGGTTATATTGCACATGACGGAGCACTTAGCGGATTATGGAATGCTGCTGTTGCAGGAGCATTAGGTACAATTGTTAGTGCAGTATTATTTGTTTTAGTCGCAACTTTCGGTGGAAGTTTATTCGGTATTTTCGGAGGATTGACTGGATTTACCCTCTCCGGAATCACAAGTATAACCATAGTAATAACATATTTGATTTATTACGCAATTGTAATGGGAATAACTGGAGCATTCGGTGGAATAATAGCTTCTAAAAAATAAGGATTTGGAGATTAAATTATGAATATGTTTTCAGAGCTAAATGTAAAAGCATTAGTTTTTGGAGCAGCAATAGCTGCAGGATTTATATTACTCGGATGGCAAATCAATGATTGGTTATATCCATTTTCAGCATTAGGACTTATTTATGCAGGGTATGGCCAACCAGACATTAAAACTGGAACCATTATGGGTGCATTAGCTGCAACACCAATTGTAGTATTGACATTTCAAGGATATTTAGGACAATTTGACGGAGTTTTCTTAACTGAAAATGGAATAATTGCAGTGACCCTTATAATTATCGGTGTTGGAGCATTTGTTGGTTTTGTTGGTGCATGGGGTAAAAGAGACCGTGTTAGAGCATTAGAACAATATGAAAAGAAACAAAAAATAGGCAAAAACAAAACCAAAGCAAAAAAAACAAAACAAAGTTCAAACAACTGAACCTAAAAAAGGATTTTTAAATAAAATCTTAAAAAAATAAAATTTAAAAAAAAATAAAAAATAATAACGAACTTATGTTATTATTTTTTCTAATTCTTCTCTTTCTATACCGTTTTTGATTTCAAGAGCAATTCTTCTACCCATACTCATTGGTTTTCCATAAGTTAAATAGGAATAAGGTGAACCGTCCATGAATGTGTTTGTTCCACCGTCAGTTCTTGCACTGATTTCAAAACAAATTACTTCTAAGTTATCGTTAACTAAAGTTTGCATACAGAAAGGACCATTTAATCCTGGAGCAACTAATTTTTTAGCACTTTCAGTTAATTTGTCTGCAATGTCAAATACTTGTGTAAGTAATGATTCACGAATTACAGCAGGGTGGTTACCAGTTACTACATAAGATGGACTTAAATCAATGTCCAATTGATCTTTTGCAGGCATTCTTACAAAACCATCAATACTGGATTCGTATCTTGTATCCATACCCATTAATTCAACAGTATCATCTAATGCAGAGTAGAAATAGTGTATACAGTAGTTACAACCAGATACATATTCTTCAATGTGAGCTGCTTCAACATCACTGTCTTCTAACCATCCACGTGCTTTCATAGCTTCAATTTTTGAGTCGAACTCTTCAGTAGATGAAGCAACAAAGTAACCTCTTCCACCTCTTGCACCTGGGAATTTTACCATTACAGGTCTGTCGATTTCAGAAGGACTGTCATATTTGAAAGGTATTCTTACGCCACCTTCAACAAGCAATTGTCTTTCTTTGTCTCTTTCAGCTTCCCATCTGAGCACATCACGGTTTCCGAACATTGGAACATTGAATTTATCTTCAACATTATCCAAACCGGCATATGCAACAAAAGATCCATGAGGAACAACAATAGCATTCATATCTCTGAGTTTTTGTTGTACATCTTCATTTACAATGTCCTTGAATTTGTCAACCATTATAAATTCATCTGCAACTCCAAATCTTTGATATGGAATTTCACGTCCTTTTTCACAAACAACAGCAGTTCTAAAACCCTCTTCTTTTGCACCTTGCAAAATATGTAAGGATGTATGGCTTCCAAGGGTAGCTATTGTTATATCACTTTTGTCATATTTAGCCAAGATATCTAAGATATCTTCCTTTTTCACTTTTCCCATTTTATCTCTCCTAAAAAGAATGATGATTTTATATATATTTTTCTGAATTAATAATAGTTTTTATTTAATTAAGCAAATATGATTAAAAAGGATGATAGACAAATATCTTAAATGAATAAATAAGGATTGAAAAATTATGTTAATCGGTTTGATTTCAGACACCCACATTCCTGATAGAGCAAAAGAAATACCTCAAAAGGTGATTGATACTTTTAAAGATGTTGATTTAATATTGCACGCTGGAGATTTAACTTCAATGGAAGTTATTGAGGAATTAGAAAAAATAGCTCCAGTAATGGCAATCCAAGGAAATATGGATAGAGTAAATGGAATTGACCTTCCAAAAGCCAGAGTGATTAAAGCAGAAGATTTAAGAATTGGTCTGGTTCATGGAGAAGTTTATCCAAGAGCAGACACACAGCAATTATTATATCTTGCAAGACAATTAGATGCAGATATTTTAGTGTCAGGACATTCACACCAACCGAAAATCGAACAGATTGAAGGAATTTTACTTTTAAATCCTGGAAGTCCAATCGTGCCAAGACTTGCAGATAGAACTGTAATGTTACTTGAAATAAACAAAAAAGAAGTAGACGTTGAAATAATAAAAATTGGTGCGCCAGTTTGCAGTGCACTTGACTTTGACAAATACAAGAGGGATTAAAATGGGAAGCAGATGGCAAATGGAAAAACACAATGACCCATATTATAAACAAGCTAAAAAAGAAGAATACCGTTCAAGAGCATCATATAAACTCAAACAACTTGATAAAAAATATAAACTCATTAAAGAAGGAAATACCGTAGTTGATCTTGGAGCAGCACCCGGAGGATGGTCTCAAGTTGCTCTTGAAAAAGTTGGTGAAGAAGGAATTGTTGTTGGAGTTGACTTAAACAGATTCAAAAAATTCCATGAACCTAACTATTATGGACTTAGAGGAGATTTCACAACCCCTGAAGTTCAGGAAAAGATTATGAGCATCATTGGTGGGAAGGCAAAAGTAGTAATGTCTGATGCATCACCATCATTATGTGGAATCAAGAATATTGACCAATTAAGATCAATTGATTTAGTCAATGTTGTAATTGAAATCGCTGAAAACATTCTAGAAGAAAAAGGAAACCTTGTAATGAAAGTATTCCAAGGCCCAGAATACAAAAATATGTTAGAATCACTAAAAGGTAAATTTAGACATGTTAGAACTACAAAACCCGCATCATCACGTAAAAAAAGTTCTGAAATGTATGTTGTCGGCTTAGAATATATGCCAAATAAAAGAAATAGAAAAAAAAGAAAAAATTAGAGACTATTATAAGCCTTTTGAGCAGTTTCAAGTTTTTCTTTAGCGAAAACTATTCTGCTATCAACATCATTTGATGGTTTACCTGCATCCAAAGCACTTTGAACATTTTCAATAGCGGAATTGGCCCGAGATAGTTCCAGTTTAGCATCATTGTAAACTTGCACATCATCAGAATCGCCAGCATAATAAGTGGATTTAGCATTGTCAAACTTGACAGATAAATTACCATATTCTGCTTTAAGCTCAGCGAGCTCATCATATTGTGTTCCAGAGGATATTTCATTTGTAATGCTGGAAGAAACCATACTGTATCCCACATATGCCACAACAATAATTGTTGAAATTATCATTATGATTCCGACAACAGAAATCATCATGGAAGTGGATTTGAATAAACTTAACCTAGATTTTCTCATTTTATCCTCGCATAATATTAATATAAAAAAAATATTAGATTATACTATATTAATTTTAGTATATAATTTTTATTGCCAACACCACAAATATCAAAATTTTTTTTAACTATGAAAAAAATAATAATAAGATAATGAATTCAACTACTAAATCACAAACATCAATTGCAAAATTCGAAGAGTTTTTTGCTACATTATATAAGGATGATGTATTTGACATCCTTGAAAAATATCCTGATGAACGATCACTTAATGTGGATTATCGTACATTGGAAATATTTGATCCAGACTTGGCAGATTTATTAATCGACAAACCAGAGGAAGTTATTGATGCTGCTAGATTAGCTATTAAGAACATTGACCCTCTCGTTAAAGATGCGGATATCAACATCCGTTTTGAACATTTAAGCAATGTCATTCCATTGAAAACACTTTTAAGTAAATACATTGGAACATTTGTTGCTGCAGACGGAATCGTTAGAAAAACTGATGAAATCAGACCACGTATCGAAACAGGTGTGTTTGAGTGTAGAGGATGTATGAGACTGCATGAGGTAGACCAAACTTCCGCAAACACCATAATAGAACCTTCATTATGTAGTGAATGTGGTGGAAGGTCATTTAGATTACTCCAAGAAGAATCAAAATACGTAGATACACAAACTGCAAGGATGCAGGAACCATTGGAAAACTTATCTGGAGGAACTGAACCTAAACAGATGTTAATGATTTTAGAAGATGATTTAGTAGATAGATTAAATCCTGGAGACAAAGTAAGAATCACCGGGACATTAAAAACATTCAGAGAAGAAAGAAGCGGCAAATTCAAGAATTATATTTATGTAAATCACATTGAACCGCTTGAACAAGAGTTTGAAGAATTGCAACTCTCTGAAGAAGATGAAGAAAAAATCATTGAATTGTCAAAAGACCCACATATTTACGATAAAATTATCAAATCAACAGCACCTTCAATTAAAGGTTATAGGGATGTAAAAGAAGCTATTGCATTGCAGTTATTTGGAGGAGCTTCCAAACAGCTTGAAGATGAAACTAAACTGAGAGGAGACATTCATATTCTCATTGTAGGGGACCCTGGTATCGGTAAGTCCCAGATATTGAAATATGTTTCAAGACTCGCTCCAAGAAGTATTTACACAAGTGGTAAAGGTACAACAGGTGCGGGTTTAACTGCAGCAGCTGTAAGAGATGAACTTGGTGGATGGTCTCTTGAAGCAGGTGCATTAGTACTTGGGGACCAAGGTAACGTTTGTGTTGACGAGCTCGATAAAATGAGATCTGAAGACAGATCCGCGCTCCACGAAGCATTGGAACAACAAACAGTAAGTATTGCAAAAGCAGGTATTATGGCAACATTGAACTCAAGATGTTCAGTACTCGCAGCAGCAAACCCAAAATTCGGAAGATTTGACAGATATAAAGTACTTGCAGAACAAATTGATTTGCCAGCACCAATTATTTCTCGTTTCGATTTGATTTTTGTAATTGAAGATAAACCAAGTAAAGAAAGAGATTCAGAATTAGCAGAGCATATTTTGAAAACTCACCAGTTCAATACTGTTGATTATGAAATTGAACCAGAATTGCTTAGAAAATACATCGCATATGCACGTAAAAATGTTAATCCTAGATTAACTGAAGCAGCAAATGAAGTTTTAAAAGAGTTCTATGTAAGTACAAGGAACAGTAACCCAGAAGAACAAGGTGCAGTTCCTATTACCGCAAGACAGCTCGAAGCAATTATTCGTTTATCTGAAGCTAGTGCTAAAATCAAACTTAAAGAAACCGTTGACAAAGAAGATGCGGAAAAAGCTGTTAGATTACAATTAGCTTGTCTTAGAGAAGTTGGTGTTGATCCTGAAACCGGTGAAATGGACGCTGATATCGTAAGTGGTGGAACCAGAAAATCAGAAAGAGACAAAATAAAAATTGTATCTGAAGAAATCAAATTCCTTGAAGAGGAATATGGTGGACAGGCTCCTTTAAACGTATTGATATCCAATATGAGTGACAAGCATGGAATAAGTGAAGATAAAACAGAACAAATCATTAGAAACTTAGTCCAAAAAGGAGTCATATACGAACCATCAACTGGATACTTTAGACTTGCTTAAAGTATCTGCCTTTTTATTTTTTTATTAAACTTTTTTTATAAAATCCTTTAAATAACAATACATTAATAAATGATTAAAATAAAACTTAATATATTATATTATACTTATACTAATTTTCACGGAGAGATAACATGGATAAATACGAAGATTTATTAGAAAGAGCAATTGACCAATTACCTCCTGAAGTATTTGAACACAAAAGGTTCAAAATCCCTAAAGCTTATTCAGACATCCAAGGTAATAGAACTTTCATTAAAAACTTTAAAGACGTTGCAGAAGGTTTAAACAGAGACCCTCAACACTTATTAAAATTCTTAATGAGAGAATTAGGTACTGCAGGAAACATAGAAGGTCAAAGAGCAATCTTACAAGGTAAATTTACTCATTACTTAATTAATGAAAGAATTGAAGATTACGTAGACAAATATGTAATTTGCCACGAATGTAACAGACCAGATACTAGAATTATCAGAGAAGGTAGAATATTCTTACTTAAATGTGCTGCTTGCGGAGCAACTGCACCTTTAAAATCATTATAATCTTACCTTTTTTCTTATTTTTTTATTGATACTATGTTTTGTCCAGAGTGCGGAAGTACTGATAAGAAGATGGTTGGCAACATCTGTATAGACTGTTTTTTAAAAGATTTTCAGATGATTGAACTACCTAAAAGAATTGAAGTTCAAATATGCAGCCATTGTAATAGTAAACTTGAAGAAGGGAAATGGAGTGAAGAGTTCATTCCCGAAGAAGAGATTATTTACAGAGCACTTGAGCGAAACATAAAAATCTCTGATGAAGTTTCAAATGAGATTGTCAATTTGGAAATTGACCAGATGAAAGGTACAATAGCTGAATGCTATGTGGAAATTGTTGGAGAAGTTGAAGGAACTGAAATTGAAGAAACCAAGGAAACCGAGGTTAAAATTTTAAAAACAGTTTGTCCAACATGCAGTAAAGTGCAATCAGGATATTATGAAGCAGTTATTCAATTCAGAGCAGACAAAAGAGAAATAAAAAGCGAAGAA from Methanobrevibacter sp. encodes the following:
- a CDS encoding DUF5518 domain-containing protein; this encodes MTKWKAVIIGFILAIIVKSFFAQYEFIGLLIVGFITGYIAHDGALSGLWNAAVAGALGTIVSAVLFVLVATFGGSLFGIFGGLTGFTLSGITSITIVITYLIYYAIVMGITGAFGGIIASKK
- a CDS encoding formate--phosphoribosylaminoimidazolecarboxamide ligase, yielding MGKVKKEDILDILAKYDKSDITIATLGSHTSLHILQGAKEEGFRTAVVCEKGREIPYQRFGVADEFIMVDKFKDIVNEDVQQKLRDMNAIVVPHGSFVAYAGLDNVEDKFNVPMFGNRDVLRWEAERDKERQLLVEGGVRIPFKYDSPSEIDRPVMVKFPGARGGRGYFVASSTEEFDSKIEAMKARGWLEDSDVEAAHIEEYVSGCNYCIHYFYSALDDTVELMGMDTRYESSIDGFVRMPAKDQLDIDLSPSYVVTGNHPAVIRESLLTQVFDIADKLTESAKKLVAPGLNGPFCMQTLVNDNLEVICFEISARTDGGTNTFMDGSPYSYLTYGKPMSMGRRIALEIKNGIEREELEKIIT
- a CDS encoding flavodoxin, with amino-acid sequence MKTLLVYYSRTNITKEIAETIQKKLDCDIEEITDNNKYSGKLGFLKGGMNAAMGRTTDINPISKNPSDYDLIIIGTPVWASNMATPIYTYLMKYNSEIKNVASFCTCMGNGYEQTLKNISEVCGKEQISTMFLTAEDIKNPEEKINIFINEIR
- a CDS encoding ATP-dependent helicase, whose translation is MIEEQTKVYTKKQIFKTLHPWVQKWFDSKFEDFTPAQKMSIIDIHKKNNILISSPTGSGKTLTAFLSVISELTTLAEKDQLEDKVYCIYISPLKALDNDIEKNLEEPLKGIEEISGQDLGIRKAVRTGDTSQYQRQKMLKKPPHILITTPETLSILLVAPKFREKLSGVKYVIIDEIHSLAENKRGVHLSLSLERLQHLIGQYTRIGLSATVSPLEEVARFLVGYEYGVERNCKVVKINYLKELDMEVMCPVSDIVLADEEDTRLGMYDLLDDLIQENKTTLVFTNTRSGTERFVYNLKKMYPMNYNDSNIMAHHSSLSKEVRLDTENKLKEGKLKVVISSTSLELGIDIGYIDLVVLINSPKSVARALQRIGRSGHKLHEKSKGKIIVTNRDDLVECSVLLKNAKEGKIDKINIPTNCLDVLAQHIYGMGIENPWDIDYAFDVIKKSYCYKDLSRDDYEDVLSYMAGEYPELEERYVYAKIWIDYKENTFGKRGKLARAIYSTNIGTIPDSSGVLVKCDGETVGKIEESFMERLKKGDTFVLGGRTYRFNYGKGMTINVSPASGPPTIPSWFSQQLPLSFDLAMDIQRFRSHMESRFEYRRSKEDIMEFIYDYLYVDDFAANSIYEYFVEQYKYAKIPSNRILLIEYYKGFGGRNFVIFHSLFGRKVNDALSRAVAYVVARQYNTNVTISISDNGFYLSSDGKIGGLESFKELTPENFETILTKSLNKTETLASRFRHCAGRSLMTLRRYKGESKSVGRQQVRGKILLKFVQDMDENFSILKEARREALEDYMDIKNAKKVIDMVANGSMEIKTINTVIPSPFAFNLVSQGYLDVLNQNDKAEFTKRMHKAILDQIKDKLKDIY
- a CDS encoding minichromosome maintenance protein MCM yields the protein MNSTTKSQTSIAKFEEFFATLYKDDVFDILEKYPDERSLNVDYRTLEIFDPDLADLLIDKPEEVIDAARLAIKNIDPLVKDADINIRFEHLSNVIPLKTLLSKYIGTFVAADGIVRKTDEIRPRIETGVFECRGCMRLHEVDQTSANTIIEPSLCSECGGRSFRLLQEESKYVDTQTARMQEPLENLSGGTEPKQMLMILEDDLVDRLNPGDKVRITGTLKTFREERSGKFKNYIYVNHIEPLEQEFEELQLSEEDEEKIIELSKDPHIYDKIIKSTAPSIKGYRDVKEAIALQLFGGASKQLEDETKLRGDIHILIVGDPGIGKSQILKYVSRLAPRSIYTSGKGTTGAGLTAAAVRDELGGWSLEAGALVLGDQGNVCVDELDKMRSEDRSALHEALEQQTVSIAKAGIMATLNSRCSVLAAANPKFGRFDRYKVLAEQIDLPAPIISRFDLIFVIEDKPSKERDSELAEHILKTHQFNTVDYEIEPELLRKYIAYARKNVNPRLTEAANEVLKEFYVSTRNSNPEEQGAVPITARQLEAIIRLSEASAKIKLKETVDKEDAEKAVRLQLACLREVGVDPETGEMDADIVSGGTRKSERDKIKIVSEEIKFLEEEYGGQAPLNVLISNMSDKHGISEDKTEQIIRNLVQKGVIYEPSTGYFRLA
- a CDS encoding 23S rRNA (uridine(2552)-2'-O)-methyltransferase (Specifically methylates the uridine in position 2552 of 23S rRNA in the fully assembled 50S ribosomal subunit), which codes for MGSRWQMEKHNDPYYKQAKKEEYRSRASYKLKQLDKKYKLIKEGNTVVDLGAAPGGWSQVALEKVGEEGIVVGVDLNRFKKFHEPNYYGLRGDFTTPEVQEKIMSIIGGKAKVVMSDASPSLCGIKNIDQLRSIDLVNVVIEIAENILEEKGNLVMKVFQGPEYKNMLESLKGKFRHVRTTKPASSRKKSSEMYVVGLEYMPNKRNRKKRKN
- a CDS encoding translation initiation factor IF-2 subunit beta, producing MDKYEDLLERAIDQLPPEVFEHKRFKIPKAYSDIQGNRTFIKNFKDVAEGLNRDPQHLLKFLMRELGTAGNIEGQRAILQGKFTHYLINERIEDYVDKYVICHECNRPDTRIIREGRIFLLKCAACGATAPLKSL
- a CDS encoding metallophosphoesterase, with amino-acid sequence MLIGLISDTHIPDRAKEIPQKVIDTFKDVDLILHAGDLTSMEVIEELEKIAPVMAIQGNMDRVNGIDLPKARVIKAEDLRIGLVHGEVYPRADTQQLLYLARQLDADILVSGHSHQPKIEQIEGILLLNPGSPIVPRLADRTVMLLEINKKEVDVEIIKIGAPVCSALDFDKYKRD